Proteins encoded within one genomic window of Candidatus Thiodiazotropha endoloripes:
- a CDS encoding MBL fold metallo-hydrolase, which produces MNPADEQFPDLSALSLRFLGVGNAQATELGASAAVLENHAKPILLIDCGPDTLSRFRQRYGDIEPSALFITHAHFDHIGGLEGWFYRLMTNNIDRKLKLYIPVKLLPVLQRRIADYPNFMAEGGCNFWEAFQLIPVSERFWLNDLLFDLFPVRHHEYDTAFGLALKGHFLFTGDTLPIPEVLIRFASHGELIFHDCTVDESPSHTSLSEIKRTYRPEQWRRMIFYHYASLSDRKLIETTGLQVAKPDQSYPLSPARKPYSHLQISCIPSEQHDKSE; this is translated from the coding sequence ATGAACCCTGCAGACGAACAATTTCCTGACCTTTCTGCTCTGTCACTGAGGTTTCTTGGCGTGGGGAATGCGCAGGCTACAGAATTGGGAGCTTCTGCTGCGGTATTGGAGAACCATGCTAAACCAATCCTTTTGATTGATTGTGGACCGGACACACTCAGCCGCTTCCGACAAAGATATGGTGACATAGAGCCTTCCGCCCTGTTTATTACACATGCCCATTTCGATCATATTGGTGGACTGGAGGGCTGGTTCTATCGGTTGATGACAAACAACATTGATCGAAAACTAAAACTATACATACCTGTAAAACTCTTGCCGGTTCTTCAACGCAGAATAGCTGACTACCCCAATTTCATGGCTGAGGGGGGGTGCAACTTCTGGGAAGCTTTTCAATTAATCCCAGTATCTGAACGGTTTTGGCTCAATGACCTGTTGTTTGACCTTTTTCCGGTTAGACACCATGAATATGACACAGCATTCGGTCTTGCCCTAAAAGGTCATTTCCTGTTTACCGGTGATACGCTCCCAATACCGGAAGTATTGATCCGATTCGCCAGTCATGGTGAACTGATCTTCCATGACTGCACGGTAGATGAAAGTCCCTCACACACGTCTCTGAGTGAGATTAAGCGTACCTATCGACCTGAGCAGTGGCGTAGAATGATCTTCTATCACTATGCCTCTCTATCTGACCGAAAATTGATTGAAACAACAGGCCTGCAAGTCGCAAAACCTGATCAATCGTATCCGTTATCACCAGCCAGAAAGCCCTACTCCCACTTGCAAATAAGCTGCATTCCTTCAGAACAGCATGATAAATCAGAGTAA
- a CDS encoding SoxR reducing system RseC family protein — translation MTDQEMLEESARVIGVVGDKIWIETESRSGCSQCASSNCTTSVVAKLFGVQKNKLLIDNDLEAKPGDQVVIGVPGRLIAKASVLAYLLPLILMLAITLMGSALGINDGMQSLLALAGLSIGLLLVRWYTNRDISTPGYGPQLLKVVGNGYKHVVFPKHMRS, via the coding sequence ATGACAGACCAGGAGATGCTTGAAGAGTCGGCCAGGGTTATCGGCGTCGTCGGCGATAAGATTTGGATAGAGACCGAATCGAGAAGCGGTTGCTCCCAGTGTGCCAGTTCAAACTGTACCACTTCTGTGGTCGCCAAGCTGTTTGGTGTACAGAAGAACAAATTGTTAATCGATAACGATCTAGAAGCCAAGCCTGGTGACCAGGTTGTGATTGGGGTTCCGGGCAGATTAATCGCAAAAGCGTCTGTGTTGGCCTATCTGTTACCTCTCATATTGATGCTGGCCATAACCCTGATGGGCAGCGCATTAGGAATCAACGACGGCATGCAGAGCCTTTTGGCGCTGGCCGGTTTGTCGATTGGTCTGTTGCTGGTTCGCTGGTACACAAATAGGGACATTTCAACACCAGGCTATGGGCCACAACTGCTTAAAGTTGTGGGAAACGGTTACAAGCATGTCGTATTTCCGAAACATATGAGGAGTTAA
- the nifN gene encoding nitrogenase iron-molybdenum cofactor biosynthesis protein NifN: MTEIIKRNKALSVSPLKASQTIGAALAFLGFRRAIPMLHGSQGCTAFGKVFFVRHFREPIPLQTTAMDQVTTVMGSEESVVEGLKTIAEKNQPMLLGVPTTGLSETQGSDVRMALKMFRDKYPQFDTIPVVPVATPDYTGCLESGFAKAVEAIIKTTVPAAKEANTTPGQRHRQVNVLVGASLTPGDLEELKDIIESFGLRPVVIPDLSDSLDGHLGEDEFSPLTIGGTEVSEMLTLGDAKATLVIGSSLEKAADTLKQLTGVPDYRFDHLMGLQAMDSFINRLHRISEEPVPAKLERQRAQLQDAMLDSHFMLGMARFALAADPDHLVALSQMLAGVGAETVAAVAPINSPALQQVASETVKIGDLEDLEKMAKAGGAEILITNSHGTESAERLGIPLLRAGFPQYDFLGGYQKTWIGYRGSRQTLFDLANLMLTLEKGEISPYRSIYAQKTDFREVTDEHNSTATTRGLHH, encoded by the coding sequence ATGACTGAGATCATCAAACGTAACAAGGCGCTCTCTGTAAGTCCTCTGAAAGCCAGTCAGACCATCGGCGCCGCTTTGGCTTTTCTTGGATTTCGTCGTGCCATACCCATGTTACATGGCTCTCAAGGTTGTACTGCTTTTGGCAAGGTGTTTTTTGTAAGGCACTTCCGTGAACCCATTCCGCTGCAGACCACGGCCATGGACCAGGTGACGACGGTCATGGGTTCTGAAGAGAGTGTGGTTGAAGGGTTAAAGACAATTGCGGAAAAGAATCAGCCAATGCTGCTCGGGGTACCCACCACCGGATTGTCCGAGACTCAGGGCAGCGATGTCCGCATGGCACTGAAGATGTTTCGAGACAAGTACCCCCAGTTCGATACCATACCGGTGGTGCCGGTTGCCACTCCAGATTATACCGGTTGCCTGGAGAGTGGTTTTGCCAAAGCGGTGGAAGCGATTATCAAAACCACTGTACCTGCAGCGAAAGAAGCCAATACCACACCAGGCCAGCGTCATAGACAAGTCAATGTTCTGGTCGGTGCATCACTGACTCCGGGAGACCTGGAGGAGCTGAAAGATATCATCGAATCATTTGGCTTACGCCCCGTGGTGATTCCTGATCTGTCAGATTCGCTGGATGGTCATTTGGGTGAGGATGAGTTTTCCCCACTAACCATCGGAGGTACAGAGGTGTCTGAGATGTTAACCCTTGGAGATGCCAAAGCCACTCTGGTGATTGGCAGTTCCTTGGAAAAAGCAGCCGATACTCTAAAGCAGCTGACCGGAGTGCCAGACTACCGGTTTGATCACCTGATGGGCCTACAGGCGATGGATAGTTTTATTAACCGTTTGCATCGAATCTCTGAAGAGCCGGTTCCTGCAAAACTGGAGCGTCAGCGGGCTCAGTTGCAGGACGCTATGCTCGACAGCCATTTCATGCTGGGTATGGCTCGCTTTGCTCTGGCAGCGGATCCTGATCACCTGGTTGCATTGAGTCAAATGCTGGCTGGGGTAGGTGCTGAAACCGTGGCAGCTGTTGCACCGATAAATTCCCCAGCTCTGCAACAGGTCGCTTCCGAGACAGTGAAGATCGGTGATCTGGAAGATCTGGAGAAGATGGCAAAAGCGGGTGGTGCGGAAATCCTGATTACCAATTCTCATGGCACTGAGAGTGCTGAGCGCCTGGGTATTCCATTGCTGCGTGCCGGCTTTCCCCAATATGACTTCCTGGGTGGTTATCAGAAAACCTGGATCGGTTACCGGGGCAGTCGACAGACCTTGTTTGATCTAGCCAATCTCATGCTCACTTTGGAGAAAGGTGAGATCTCTCCCTACCGTTCCATCTATGCACAAAAGACAGACTTTCGGGAGGTGACAGATGAGCATAACTCGACGGCTACAACTCGTGGGCTGCACCACTGA
- a CDS encoding (2Fe-2S) ferredoxin domain-containing protein — MPKPKKHVFVCVQSRPMGHPRPSCSQKNCTEVAEEFYGQLQQRQLFDQIQVTTTSCLGPCSEGPSVLVYPEGIMYGGVSKQDVAAIYDEHLLNDQPVERLKVAEEFWA; from the coding sequence ATGCCAAAACCGAAGAAACATGTCTTTGTCTGTGTGCAGAGTCGACCGATGGGGCATCCCAGACCATCTTGCAGTCAGAAAAACTGTACCGAAGTGGCTGAGGAGTTTTATGGGCAGCTTCAACAACGCCAACTGTTTGACCAGATACAGGTTACGACAACCAGCTGTCTCGGTCCCTGTAGTGAAGGACCATCTGTACTGGTCTATCCCGAAGGGATTATGTATGGCGGTGTCTCAAAACAGGACGTTGCAGCTATCTATGATGAGCATCTGCTGAATGATCAACCGGTAGAGCGACTAAAAGTTGCAGAGGAATTCTGGGCTTGA
- the nifE gene encoding nitrogenase iron-molybdenum cofactor biosynthesis protein NifE has translation MKQKDIAALLDEPACAHNKKSKSGCAKPKPGATAGGCAFDGAQIALLPIADVAHIVHGSIACAGSSWDNRGTRSSGSRLFRIGMTTDLTEQDVIMGRGEKRLFHAIKQAVDNYQPAAVFVYNTCVPALVGDDVEAVCRAAEERWGTPVVPVDAAGFYGTKNLGNRIAGESMVKHVCGSREPDSLPEEAVREGIKVHDISLIGEYNIAGELWHVLPLLDELGLRVLCTLSGDARFREVQTMHRSTVNMMVCSKAMINVARKLQEAFGTPWFEGSFYGVRDVSQALRDFARVIDDEDLSQRTEALISREETRIDQLLEPWREKLRGRKVLLYTGGVKSWSVIAALQDLGMEVVATGTKKSTEEDKARIKELMGQDAVMLEEGNPRALINIVHEKNVDVLIAGGRNMYTALKARIPFLDINQEREFGYAGYQGMVELARQLVLTIESPVWPQVRTPAPWAVGASTAESTSDQEVVA, from the coding sequence ATGAAACAGAAAGATATTGCCGCTCTACTCGACGAACCGGCCTGCGCGCACAACAAGAAATCAAAGTCGGGATGTGCAAAGCCGAAACCTGGGGCTACCGCTGGTGGATGCGCCTTTGATGGTGCTCAGATTGCACTGTTACCGATCGCGGATGTGGCCCATATCGTTCATGGTTCAATTGCTTGTGCCGGTAGCTCCTGGGATAACCGGGGTACCAGGTCGAGCGGTTCCAGGCTATTTCGTATCGGCATGACCACCGATCTCACCGAGCAGGATGTGATCATGGGGCGAGGTGAAAAGCGTCTGTTTCATGCCATCAAACAGGCTGTTGACAATTACCAGCCAGCGGCTGTTTTTGTCTACAACACCTGTGTACCTGCACTGGTTGGTGATGATGTTGAGGCTGTTTGCAGAGCCGCTGAAGAGCGATGGGGTACGCCTGTCGTTCCAGTTGATGCCGCAGGCTTTTACGGCACCAAAAACCTGGGTAATCGCATTGCAGGCGAATCCATGGTCAAACATGTGTGTGGGAGCAGAGAGCCGGATTCACTGCCTGAAGAGGCTGTCAGGGAAGGCATCAAGGTCCATGATATCTCATTGATCGGCGAATATAACATTGCTGGTGAACTCTGGCATGTTTTACCACTGCTGGATGAGTTGGGTTTGCGGGTGCTCTGTACCCTGTCGGGTGATGCGCGATTTCGCGAAGTTCAGACGATGCATCGCTCAACTGTCAATATGATGGTCTGCTCAAAGGCGATGATCAACGTCGCACGTAAGCTTCAGGAAGCTTTTGGTACACCCTGGTTCGAAGGCAGCTTTTACGGTGTTAGAGATGTTTCTCAGGCATTGCGCGATTTTGCCCGGGTGATTGACGATGAGGATTTAAGCCAAAGAACTGAGGCACTGATCAGCCGTGAAGAGACGAGAATTGATCAATTGCTCGAGCCTTGGCGGGAGAAATTGCGCGGGCGTAAGGTGCTGCTCTATACCGGAGGAGTTAAATCCTGGTCTGTGATCGCAGCCTTGCAGGATTTAGGCATGGAAGTGGTGGCAACTGGTACCAAAAAATCCACTGAAGAGGATAAAGCCAGAATCAAAGAGTTGATGGGGCAGGATGCCGTCATGCTGGAAGAGGGTAATCCAAGGGCCTTGATCAACATTGTTCATGAAAAAAATGTGGATGTGTTGATTGCGGGTGGCCGCAATATGTATACCGCGCTCAAGGCACGTATCCCCTTTCTTGATATCAATCAGGAACGCGAGTTTGGCTATGCCGGTTATCAGGGCATGGTGGAGCTGGCACGTCAGCTGGTGCTGACCATCGAGAGTCCTGTCTGGCCTCAGGTCCGTACACCTGCACCCTGGGCGGTGGGAGCCTCCACAGCTGAATCCACATCAGACCAGGAGGTAGTGGCATGA
- a CDS encoding NifX-associated nitrogen fixation protein: MNEAVILISEDDPVLETDFAKEMVRQMRAIDTYGTYDDWSIAKILEPFVLTKEKKREIPVIGDPDEITLSRVKAFYNAISALIEKECGLMAVPMLNLTHEGFGRSLITVGKLVVMDKTLRDVHRFGFASLSKMKDEADKLLSVALEIIGQHPKVAGM; encoded by the coding sequence ATGAATGAAGCAGTCATACTGATCAGCGAAGACGATCCGGTCCTGGAGACCGACTTCGCCAAGGAGATGGTACGCCAGATGCGTGCCATTGATACCTATGGTACCTACGATGATTGGTCGATAGCCAAGATTCTGGAACCATTTGTCCTGACCAAGGAGAAGAAGCGGGAGATTCCTGTAATTGGTGATCCGGATGAAATTACCTTATCCAGGGTGAAAGCATTTTACAACGCGATTTCCGCACTTATTGAAAAAGAGTGTGGCCTGATGGCTGTTCCCATGTTGAATCTGACTCACGAAGGGTTCGGACGCTCACTGATAACCGTTGGTAAGCTGGTGGTTATGGATAAAACATTACGCGATGTGCATCGCTTTGGCTTTGCTTCTCTTTCGAAAATGAAAGATGAGGCGGATAAACTGCTTTCGGTGGCTCTGGAGATCATCGGACAACATCCAAAAGTTGCGGGTATGTGA
- a CDS encoding NifB/NifX family molybdenum-iron cluster-binding protein, with the protein METALKVAFATSDMKRVDQHFGAAQSFAIYALDQQKVCFVEAVEFGKLDMDGNEDKLVAKIDALKGCIAVYSQAVGASAINQLKLKGIQPVKISPGASITSLLESLQQELREGPGSWLARAINNTIPADPSRFDEMEQEGWEE; encoded by the coding sequence ATGGAGACAGCCCTGAAAGTCGCGTTTGCCACCAGTGATATGAAGCGGGTGGACCAACATTTTGGTGCCGCCCAGAGTTTCGCAATCTATGCCCTTGACCAACAGAAGGTCTGTTTCGTCGAAGCGGTTGAGTTCGGCAAGCTCGATATGGATGGCAACGAAGATAAGCTGGTTGCCAAGATCGATGCACTGAAGGGTTGTATTGCTGTGTATAGCCAGGCTGTGGGTGCCTCAGCAATCAACCAACTGAAACTGAAAGGTATTCAGCCGGTGAAAATATCACCTGGTGCCTCTATAACCTCTCTGCTCGAGTCACTCCAGCAGGAGCTCAGGGAGGGACCTGGCAGTTGGCTGGCCAGAGCGATAAACAACACCATTCCCGCCGACCCCTCAAGATTTGATGAAATGGAACAGGAAGGCTGGGAGGAGTAG
- a CDS encoding alpha/beta fold hydrolase, protein MDNLQKRSTANTHVVTLPDGRRLAYAEYGDPTGIPTLYFHGFPGSRLEAQLFDLPARKQKLRVIAPDRNGIGLSDPKPDRCLLDWSRDVSDLLDSLDIEKVHLVAVSGGGPYALACASQYAKRIHDLTLVCPLGPLDQVELMKSLRWPGRYSFKSVRTTPLLMQITYGLFIIPVAQRWPQIIYQMMVAMAPPADTRVLNRHQVRKIMCGSISEAARQGRSAILYEMFLYAKSWGFDISKIKMPVHLWHGTADETVPMIHGNTIANSLENCKPHYIRGEGHFSLPINCVDRILSESLSSG, encoded by the coding sequence ATGGATAACTTGCAGAAGAGAAGTACGGCTAATACCCATGTTGTCACACTACCTGACGGCAGACGTCTCGCGTATGCAGAGTACGGAGACCCCACAGGAATCCCGACACTCTATTTTCATGGATTTCCAGGCTCACGGCTGGAGGCACAACTATTCGATCTTCCTGCACGAAAGCAAAAATTGAGGGTAATCGCTCCGGATCGAAACGGTATTGGACTTTCAGATCCGAAACCGGATCGTTGCCTATTGGATTGGTCTCGTGATGTCAGCGATCTTCTCGATAGCCTGGATATTGAAAAGGTTCATTTAGTTGCTGTGTCCGGTGGTGGACCCTATGCTCTTGCCTGTGCAAGCCAATATGCTAAACGAATTCATGATCTAACCCTGGTTTGTCCATTGGGACCACTTGATCAAGTGGAATTAATGAAGAGTCTTCGCTGGCCCGGTAGATACAGTTTCAAATCAGTTCGTACAACACCATTGTTAATGCAGATAACCTATGGGTTATTCATCATTCCCGTGGCACAGCGATGGCCACAAATTATCTATCAGATGATGGTAGCTATGGCTCCACCAGCAGATACCAGGGTATTGAACCGTCATCAAGTACGTAAAATCATGTGTGGTTCAATCAGTGAAGCCGCCCGTCAGGGACGCAGTGCAATCTTGTATGAAATGTTTCTATATGCCAAATCCTGGGGATTCGATATCTCAAAGATCAAGATGCCTGTACATCTCTGGCATGGAACAGCGGATGAAACAGTACCGATGATCCATGGAAACACCATCGCCAATTCGCTAGAAAACTGTAAGCCACACTATATTCGAGGCGAAGGACACTTCTCCCTACCGATTAACTGTGTAGACCGGATACTGAGTGAGTCACTATCAAGTGGTTAG
- a CDS encoding CCE_0567 family metalloprotein: MTEEELKAIHKASKRAKRIATEKAGELHDLVEDRLPAAYEEIPAIAQATYDACQAWAEAEADYKAAAAEMN; this comes from the coding sequence ATGACCGAAGAAGAGTTGAAAGCCATACACAAAGCTTCCAAGCGTGCCAAGCGTATAGCTACTGAAAAAGCTGGTGAACTGCATGACCTGGTAGAAGACCGTCTGCCTGCAGCCTATGAAGAGATCCCCGCAATAGCACAAGCCACATACGATGCATGTCAGGCCTGGGCTGAAGCCGAAGCCGACTACAAAGCAGCAGCTGCAGAGATGAATTGA
- the fdxB gene encoding ferredoxin III, nif-specific, with product MSVITGLTRGGEEYTPAFVMEINQQNCIGCGRCFKVCPRDVFDLIDREDVEGLLDDDDDYDDDYGDDDDGFSDDTAMVMSLKNSMDCIGCGSCARICPKQCFTHQPQTAAA from the coding sequence ATGTCAGTAATAACCGGTTTAACCCGTGGTGGTGAAGAGTACACTCCCGCATTTGTAATGGAAATCAATCAACAGAACTGCATTGGTTGTGGTCGATGTTTCAAGGTATGTCCCCGTGATGTCTTCGATCTGATCGATCGGGAAGACGTGGAAGGACTGCTCGACGACGATGATGATTATGATGACGATTACGGTGATGATGATGATGGTTTCTCAGATGACACCGCGATGGTCATGAGCCTGAAAAACAGTATGGACTGTATCGGTTGTGGCTCCTGTGCCCGTATCTGTCCGAAACAGTGTTTTACCCATCAACCTCAAACTGCTGCTGCATAA